In Candidatus Methylomirabilota bacterium, a single window of DNA contains:
- a CDS encoding nuclear transport factor 2 family protein, translating into MFVLALGWLVAALLAPGAPAWAADTAQEEANKKVVVDFYEKAINQKDFEAASKHFGDRYVQHNPGAPDGPEGLKAFLGFLKEKFPQSRSEIKRVFADGDYVILHVHAVREPGTRGSAIVDIFKLEGGKIVEHWDVVQPIPEKAANSNGMF; encoded by the coding sequence ATGTTCGTTCTCGCGCTCGGGTGGCTCGTCGCCGCCCTGCTGGCGCCCGGCGCGCCCGCCTGGGCCGCCGACACCGCGCAGGAGGAGGCCAACAAGAAGGTGGTGGTGGACTTCTACGAGAAGGCCATCAACCAGAAGGACTTCGAGGCGGCGTCGAAGCATTTCGGCGATCGCTACGTCCAGCACAACCCCGGGGCGCCCGACGGGCCCGAGGGGCTCAAGGCCTTCCTCGGCTTCCTCAAGGAGAAGTTTCCGCAGTCGAGGAGCGAGATCAAGCGTGTGTTCGCCGACGGCGACTACGTGATCCTCCACGTGCACGCGGTGCGCGAGCCGGGCACGCGCGGCTCGGCCATCGTGGACATCTTCAAGCTCGAGGGCGGCAAGATCGTCGAGCACTGGGACGTCGTGCAGCCGATCCCGGAGAAGGCGGCCAACAGCAACGGCATGTTCTGA